DNA sequence from the Cupriavidus sp. WKF15 genome:
AGGTTCAGCAGCGTGGACTTGCCGCAGCCTGAATGGCCGATCAGCGTGATGAACTCCCCCTGCGCGATCTGCAGGTTGATGTCGCGCAGCGCCACGAACGGCCCCTTGCGCGTCCTGAAGGTCTGCCCGACGTTTTCGATGCTGACGAACTTTTCCATGGCGATTTCCGTTGGGTTTGCGCGCGGTGCAGTCAATGGTTGCCGTAGCTGAAGCGACGAGCCAGCGCAAGCAGCGCGTGCTCCAGCAGCAGGCCGATCACGCCGATCACGAAGATGGCGATGACGATGTGCTCGACCTTCAGGTTGTTCCACTCGTCCCACAGCCAGAAGCCGATGCCGGTACCGCCGGTCAGCATCTCCGCGGCGACGATGACCAGCCACGCCGTGCCGATCGACAGCCGTACGCCGGTCAGCATGTACGGCAGCACGGCCGGGAACAGCACGCGCGTGAACACCTTCCATTCGGACAGGTCCAGCACGCGCGCCACGTTCAGGTAGTCCTGCGGCACGCGCGTGACGCCCACGGCGGTGTTGATCACCATTGGCCAGATCGAGCAGATGAAGATGGCCCAGATCGCGGCCGGGTTGGCGGCCTTGAACAGCAGCAGCCCGATCGGCAGCCACGCCAGCGGCGACACCGGCCGCAGCAGGCTGATCACGGGCGATGCCATCGCGTTCAGGAAGGCGAAGCGCCCGAGGATGAAGCCGGCCGGAATACCAACCAGCGCCGCCAGCCCGAAGCCTGCAGCCACGCGCGCGAGCGATGCCAGCACGTTCCAGCCGATGCCCTGGTCATTGGGGCCGTTGCGGTAGAAGGGGTCGGTGAACAGCGGCACGGCGGCATGCCACGTGGCGCCCGGCGTCGGCAGCGCCGGGATCAGCGTGGCGATACCGTGCCAGGACAGCACGAACAGTGCGAAGCCCATCAGCGGCGGCACACCTTTGAGCACGAAGGCGCGCAGCGCCTCGCGGCGTTCGGCGCGGCGTGCCTGGGCTTCGATTTCCCGCGCGCGGCGCCGCGCGCGTTCGCTGACATCAGGGTCGGCCTGCAAGCCGGTGGCGCCTTCCGGCGCGGATCTGGCGATGGCATTCACGTCTGGCTCCTTGGTTAAGGGGCAATCGGGACAATCCGAATCGATGGCGGTGGCCTGCGCGTCAGGCCTTGATCTTGAAGCCATCGGCGTAGGCTTTCGGATCCTTGGCGGCATCCCACACCACGCCG
Encoded proteins:
- the ntrB gene encoding nitrate ABC transporter permease — translated: MNAIARSAPEGATGLQADPDVSERARRRAREIEAQARRAERREALRAFVLKGVPPLMGFALFVLSWHGIATLIPALPTPGATWHAAVPLFTDPFYRNGPNDQGIGWNVLASLARVAAGFGLAALVGIPAGFILGRFAFLNAMASPVISLLRPVSPLAWLPIGLLLFKAANPAAIWAIFICSIWPMVINTAVGVTRVPQDYLNVARVLDLSEWKVFTRVLFPAVLPYMLTGVRLSIGTAWLVIVAAEMLTGGTGIGFWLWDEWNNLKVEHIVIAIFVIGVIGLLLEHALLALARRFSYGNH